A window from Armatimonadota bacterium encodes these proteins:
- a CDS encoding ABC transporter permease, with amino-acid sequence MQAVLRERIVRRTESYLLGVLVLLSLLLSALSPAFLTLENAFDILRNYAFLGILALGELVVLISGGIDVSFMAVATVAQYVMAVVITRYAIDSVLVAFLLPLPVGTALGALNAVLIHYTQVHPVIITIATLSVYYGILVFVTGGTWIYNLPASFFEFSQLKVVRVVDDAGIAHGLSVLTVLWILAIALTWFILNYLPIGRKVYALGGNPEAARRAGFNIFSIRLFVYSYMGFLAGLAGFVQGQLTQLIQPNSMVGRELDVLAAAVLGGASVFGGVGTAAGTVLGVLTVAIVRNGLILLKISSYWHEVVIGMILAFAAGVTAYQGKQRSRRMVRIDVR; translated from the coding sequence ATGCAGGCTGTGCTCCGGGAACGTATCGTCAGGCGCACCGAGTCCTACCTGCTGGGCGTCCTGGTGCTCCTCTCGTTGCTGCTTTCCGCACTCAGCCCGGCGTTCCTGACGCTGGAAAATGCCTTCGACATCCTGCGCAACTATGCGTTCCTGGGCATCCTCGCTCTGGGGGAACTGGTCGTGCTCATCTCCGGGGGTATTGACGTCTCCTTCATGGCCGTGGCCACGGTGGCGCAGTATGTCATGGCGGTTGTGATCACCCGATACGCCATCGACAGCGTGCTCGTGGCGTTCCTCTTGCCGCTGCCTGTGGGAACAGCCCTGGGCGCGCTCAACGCGGTCCTGATCCACTACACCCAGGTCCACCCGGTGATCATCACCATCGCCACGCTGAGCGTCTACTACGGCATCCTGGTGTTCGTCACAGGGGGGACCTGGATCTACAACCTCCCGGCATCCTTCTTTGAATTCTCCCAACTGAAGGTTGTCCGTGTCGTCGATGACGCGGGGATCGCCCACGGTCTATCGGTCCTGACGGTCCTGTGGATCCTGGCCATCGCCCTGACTTGGTTCATTCTGAACTATCTGCCCATCGGGAGGAAGGTCTACGCCCTGGGAGGAAATCCGGAGGCTGCGCGACGCGCAGGGTTCAACATCTTCTCCATCCGGCTCTTCGTCTACTCCTACATGGGCTTCCTGGCAGGACTGGCGGGGTTTGTCCAGGGACAGCTGACCCAGCTCATCCAGCCCAACTCCATGGTGGGGCGGGAGCTGGACGTGCTCGCGGCAGCCGTTCTTGGAGGCGCCAGCGTCTTCGGCGGGGTGGGGACGGCCGCCGGAACGGTGCTGGGCGTGCTCACGGTGGCCATTGTGCGCAACGGCTTGATCCTGCTGAAGATCTCTTCCTACTGGCACGAGGTGGTCATCGGCATGATCCTGGCTTTCGCCGCGGGCGTCACCGCGTACCAGGGCAAGCAGCGGTCCCGCAGGATGGTGCGCATCGATGTTCGCTAA